Proteins from one Neodiprion fabricii isolate iyNeoFabr1 chromosome 5, iyNeoFabr1.1, whole genome shotgun sequence genomic window:
- the LOC124182499 gene encoding protein retinal degeneration B isoform X1: MLIKEYRIPLPLTVEEYRIAQLYMIAKKSREESKGVGSGVEILVNEPYTNGPGGNGQYTRKIYHVGSHLPAWFKSLLPKSVLTTEEEAWNAYPYTKTRYTCPFVEKFSIEIETYYYSDNGYQENVFKLSGSDLRNRIVDVIDLVKDQLYGEYVKEEDPKLYVSEKTGRGPLTDSWLEEYWADVKGKSQPTPSGKSLMCAYKICRVEFRYWGMQTKLEKFIHDHALRKTMVRAHRQAWAWQDEWYGLTMEDIREIERQTQLALQRTMGAGESGEDAADDDQLDGTGNVSSSQDKDVAKTLAATLGSIEKNEDPQSPAYLRKQSDIPVINTAMSSEGELSPEDSPTESSAPRLIDERSDVKKTWKRSNPSLHSPSSAKSFDIQVANWRMESIVRESESGSEDEFFDCQAGFIIPTIHKEDFGDNSSLAKWSSLDLLAEEDDTVSPTAVTSNKQEDTIFSHSYLQRVASERSNKRLYIRSSASIDVSCPASPQHSPTNQPCRTTVLLIVLHAGSVLDANVDLTAKKSDITTFRGAFESVMRQHYPSMVGHIAIKFVSCPSICTEVLCILSSLSPYSFDVSPSCTDAPQVTHDTIPIGSIPLLATCSPDYQDSVSRVVSGSNQVYQEFIKSEEGRGFNGQICFVADSVGSILGYDTLCRSLQYQSRHDSENSILENDNQVGEDNDGNEDGKHLSAPSPRRRSSSTSDNFNHCKLDFEVGEFFMFGSPLSLVLAYRKISSTGDKNSNIPRPLVNQVYNLFHPTDPVAARLEPLISARFSLLPPVNVARYQKYPLGNGQPYHLLEAVQTNPQLFVDGLNVPNTPMPHMRRMSEISLQSTMSGVVDNIPLQAITALTQKWWGNKRIDYALYCPEGLANFPTNVLPHLFHASYWESSDVIAFILRQLGRFDLPMLGNEEKELTCFRPGQPREKWNKKRTSVKLKNAAANHRANDVIVREGAPQVLIARFMYGFLDMIALTGEKVDIHVMKDAPAGEWTFLSTEVTDKTGRVAYKIPDEKALGYGIYPVKMVVRGDHTSLDFFMAVIPPKTECVVFSIDGSFTASMSVTGRDPKVRAGAVDIVRHWQELGYLIIYITGRPDMQQQKVVSWLSQHNFPHGLVSFAEGLSTDPLRHKAAYLNTLIQEHGVIIHMAYGSNKDISVYTAINLKPNQIFIVGKVSKKHQAFATILYEGYAAHLSALTAVGGSRPAQGNARMVIPRGQFGLPGQNASLRRRRSAKRAVSHPLMGDVCVLERSTSVGPPPASQVPQLKRTMTQDKL, from the exons ATGTTGATAAAAGAATATCGGATACCTCTGCCTTTGACGGTGGAGGAATATCGCATAGCTCAACTTTACATGATAGCG AAAAAATCACGCGAAGAAAGTAAAGGCGTGGGCAGCGGCGTTGAGATTCTTGTCAACGAACCTTATACCAACGGTCCAGGTGGCAACGGACAATATACTCGAAAAATATACCATGTCGGTAGCCATTTGCCAGCTTGGTTCAAAAGTCTTTTACCAAAATCGGTTCTCACGACGGAAGAAGAAGCTTGGAACGCTTATCCTTACACAAAGACACGCTACACTTGTCCGTTCGTTGAGAAATTCTCTATAGAGATAGAGACCTACTATTATTCGGACAACGGATATCAGGAGAATGTTTTCAAACTCTCCGGCAGCGATTTGAGAAACAGAATCGTGG ACGTCATCGACTTGGTCAAGGATCAGTTGTACGGCGAATATGTGAAAGAAGAGGACCCAAAGTTGTACGTGTCGGAAAAGACGGGTCGCGGACCGCTTACAGATTCATGGCTGGAAGAATACTGGGCGGATGTGAAG GGAAAGTCGCAGCCAACGCCTTCCGGCAAATCGCTGATGTGCGCCTACAAAATATGCAGAGTGGAATTTCGTTATTGGGGAATGCAAACtaagttggaaaaattcatccacgaTCACG CGCTTCGAAAAACAATGGTTCGCGCTCATCGTCAAGCGTGGGCTTGGCAGGACGAATGGTACGGTTTAACCATGGAGGACATAAGAGAAATTGAGAGGCAGACGCAACTGGCGCTACAGCGTACAATGGGGGCTGGCGAGTCGGGAGAAGATGCGGCGGACGACGATCAGCTGGATGGAACGGGCAACGTATCCTCGTCTCAAGACAAAGATGTCGCCAAGACTCTTGCCGCTACCTTGGGAAGCATAGAGAAAAACGAGGACCCCCAGAGTCCGGCTTACCTCAGAAAGCAATCAGACATTCCAGTTATCAATACGGCCATGAGTTCGGAAGGTGAATTAAGCCCCGAGGACTCGCCGACGGAATCATCTGCTCCCCG ACTCATCGACGAACGGAGCGACGTCAAAAAGACATGGAAGAGGAGTAACCCGTCGCTTCATTCGCCGAGTTCAGCTAAAAGTTTTGACATACAAGTAGCGAATTGGCGCATGGAGAGTATCGTCAGAGAGTCGGAATCCGGTAGCGAAGATGAATTCTTTGATTGTCAAG CTGGGTTCATAATACCTACTATCCACAAAG AGGACTTTGGAGATAATTCGTCATTAGCTAAATGGAGTTCTTTGGATCTTCTAGCTGAAGAGGACGACACGGTTTCTCCGACTGCCGTGACAAGCAATAAGCAAG AAGacacaatattttcacattcgtACTTGCAACGCGTGGCAAGCGAAAGGAGCAATAAGCGGTTGTACATTAGGTCTTCGGCCAGCATCGACGTGTCCTGCCCAGCCTCGCCCCAACATTCTCCAACGAATCAGCCGTGCAGAACTACCGTTCTGCTCATTGTCTTACATGCCGGAAGTGTTCTAG ATGCCAATGTCGACTTGACGGCGAAAAAGTCGGACATCACTACCTTTAGAGGGGCCTTTGAATCCGTCATGAGGCAACATTATCCCAGTATGGTTGGACACATTGCGATTAAGTTTGTTTCCTGTCCCTCCATATGCACAGAAGTTCTCTGTATTTTGTCGAg CTTGAGCCCTTACAGTTTTGACGTTTCTCCGTCTTGCACCGACGCTCCGCAGGTGACGCACGACACAATTCCTATCGGATCTATTCCATTGCTCGCAACTTGTAGTCCGGATTATCAGGATTCGGTGTCAAGAGTTGTGAGTGGCTCGAATCAAGTATATCAAGAATTTATCAAGAGCGAAGAGGGACGTGGATTCAACGGGCAAATATGCTTCGTCGCCGATTCGGTTGGTTCGATATTAGGATACGACACCCTCTGCCGATCTTTGCAATATCAGTCTAGGCACGACAGTGAGAATAGCATTTTAGAAAATGACAATCAAGTAGGCGAAGATAACGACGGAAACGAGGATGGTAAACATTTGTCGGCTCCCTCTCCGAGAAGAAGGTCTTCCTCGACAAG cGATAATTTCAACCACTGCAAATTAGACTTTGAGGTCGGTGAATTCTTTATGTTTGGAAGTCCCTTGTCTCTCGTCCTAGCGTATAGAAAGATATCATCTACCGGAGACAAAAATAGTAACATTCCTAGGCCACTGGTAAATCAGgtttacaatttatttcatcCGACCGACCCAGTCGCCGCTCGTTTAGAACCTTTGATTTCTGCAAGGTTTTCACTTCTCCCTCCAGTTAACGTTGCTCGATATCAGAAGTACCCGCTTGGAAACGGGCAACCGTATCATCTGC TGGAGGCTGTGCAGACCAATCCGCAATTGTTTGTCGATGGTTTGAACGTGCCAAACACCCCTATGCCTCATATGCGAAGAATGTCCGAGATATCTCTGCAGAGTACGATGTCCGGAGTCGTGGATAACATCCCGTTGCAAGCGATAACAGCCC tgaCGCAGAAGTGGTGGGGGAATAAGAGAATCGACTATGCTCTGTACTGTCCCGAAGGTTTGGCCAACTTTCCTACAAACGTGTTACCCCACCTATTTCACGCCAGTTATTGGGAATCTTCGGACGTAATCGCTTTTATATTAAGACAGTTGGGGAGGTTCGATTTACCGATGCTAGgcaacgaagaaaaagaactcACATGCTTCCGTCCAGGGCAGCCCAGAgagaaatggaataaaaaacgaaCGTCCGTTAAACTTAAG AATGCTGCTGCCAATCATAGAGCAAATGATGTTATAGTGAGAGAAGGTGCTCCTCAAGTACTAATAGCGAGGTTTATGTACGGCTTCTTAGATATGATAGCTTTAACAG GAGAAAAAGTAGACATACATGTAATGAAAGACGCGCCGGCGGGCGAGTGGACTTTTTTGTCTACCGAAGTAACGGACAAAACTGGTCGAGTCGCGTACAAAATTCCCGACGAGAAAGCACTGGGCTATGGAATATATCCTGTGAAAATGGTTGTTCG CGGTGATCATACTTCATTAGACTTTTTCATGGCTGTGATACCACCAAAGACGGAATGCGTTGTATTCAGTATCGACGGCTCTTTCACTGCTAGCATGTCCGTGACGGGTAGAGATCCGAAAGTCAGAGCAGGCGCCGTTGACATAGTAAG ACATTGGCAAGAACTGGGATACCTGATTATCTATATCACCGGACGACCCGACATGCAACAGCAAAAGGTAGTTTCCTGGCTTTCGCAGCATAATTTCCCTCACGGCTTGGTATCCTTTGCCGAAGGTTTGTCGACCGATCCTCTTCGACACAAGGCTGCGTATTTAAACACGCTGATTCAG GAACACGGCGTGATCATTCACATGGCTTACGGAAGTAACAAGGACATAAGCGTATACACGgcaataaatttgaaaccgAATCAAATATTCATTGTTGGAAAAGTTTCAAAGAAACATCAAGCATTCGCTACTATACTCTACGAAGGCTATGCCGCTCACTTAAGCGCTCTGACCGCGGTCGGAGGTTCCAGACCGGCGCAAGGCAATGCTCGAATGGTAATACCGAGGGGTCAGTTTGGTCTACCGGGACAGAATGCCTCGTTACGCCGTCGAAG ATCAGCAAAACGTGCAGTGTCGCATCCGTTGATGGGTGATGTGTGcgtcttggaaagaagcacAAGCGTCGGACCACCGCCAGCTTCGCAAGTGCCGCAACTGAAAAGAACGATGACCCAGGACAAGCTCTGA
- the LOC124182499 gene encoding protein retinal degeneration B isoform X3: MLIKEYRIPLPLTVEEYRIAQLYMIAKKSREESKGVGSGVEILVNEPYTNGPGGNGQYTRKIYHVGSHLPAWFKSLLPKSVLTTEEEAWNAYPYTKTRYTCPFVEKFSIEIETYYYSDNGYQENVFKLSGSDLRNRIVDVIDLVKDQLYGEYVKEEDPKLYVSEKTGRGPLTDSWLEEYWADVKGKSQPTPSGKSLMCAYKICRVEFRYWGMQTKLEKFIHDHALRKTMVRAHRQAWAWQDEWYGLTMEDIREIERQTQLALQRTMGAGESGEDAADDDQLDGTGNVSSSQDKDVAKTLAATLGSIEKNEDPQSPAYLRKQSDIPVINTAMSSEGELSPEDSPTESSAPRLIDERSDVKKTWKRSNPSLHSPSSAKSFDIQVANWRMESIVRESESGSEDEFFDCQAGFIIPTIHKAEEDDTVSPTAVTSNKQEDTIFSHSYLQRVASERSNKRLYIRSSASIDVSCPASPQHSPTNQPCRTTVLLIVLHAGSVLDANVDLTAKKSDITTFRGAFESVMRQHYPSMVGHIAIKFVSCPSICTEVLCILSSLSPYSFDVSPSCTDAPQVTHDTIPIGSIPLLATCSPDYQDSVSRVVSGSNQVYQEFIKSEEGRGFNGQICFVADSVGSILGYDTLCRSLQYQSRHDSENSILENDNQVGEDNDGNEDGKHLSAPSPRRRSSSTSDNFNHCKLDFEVGEFFMFGSPLSLVLAYRKISSTGDKNSNIPRPLVNQVYNLFHPTDPVAARLEPLISARFSLLPPVNVARYQKYPLGNGQPYHLLEAVQTNPQLFVDGLNVPNTPMPHMRRMSEISLQSTMSGVVDNIPLQAITALTQKWWGNKRIDYALYCPEGLANFPTNVLPHLFHASYWESSDVIAFILRQLGRFDLPMLGNEEKELTCFRPGQPREKWNKKRTSVKLKNAAANHRANDVIVREGAPQVLIARFMYGFLDMIALTGEKVDIHVMKDAPAGEWTFLSTEVTDKTGRVAYKIPDEKALGYGIYPVKMVVRGDHTSLDFFMAVIPPKTECVVFSIDGSFTASMSVTGRDPKVRAGAVDIVRHWQELGYLIIYITGRPDMQQQKVVSWLSQHNFPHGLVSFAEGLSTDPLRHKAAYLNTLIQEHGVIIHMAYGSNKDISVYTAINLKPNQIFIVGKVSKKHQAFATILYEGYAAHLSALTAVGGSRPAQGNARMVIPRGQFGLPGQNASLRRRRSAKRAVSHPLMGDVCVLERSTSVGPPPASQVPQLKRTMTQDKL, from the exons ATGTTGATAAAAGAATATCGGATACCTCTGCCTTTGACGGTGGAGGAATATCGCATAGCTCAACTTTACATGATAGCG AAAAAATCACGCGAAGAAAGTAAAGGCGTGGGCAGCGGCGTTGAGATTCTTGTCAACGAACCTTATACCAACGGTCCAGGTGGCAACGGACAATATACTCGAAAAATATACCATGTCGGTAGCCATTTGCCAGCTTGGTTCAAAAGTCTTTTACCAAAATCGGTTCTCACGACGGAAGAAGAAGCTTGGAACGCTTATCCTTACACAAAGACACGCTACACTTGTCCGTTCGTTGAGAAATTCTCTATAGAGATAGAGACCTACTATTATTCGGACAACGGATATCAGGAGAATGTTTTCAAACTCTCCGGCAGCGATTTGAGAAACAGAATCGTGG ACGTCATCGACTTGGTCAAGGATCAGTTGTACGGCGAATATGTGAAAGAAGAGGACCCAAAGTTGTACGTGTCGGAAAAGACGGGTCGCGGACCGCTTACAGATTCATGGCTGGAAGAATACTGGGCGGATGTGAAG GGAAAGTCGCAGCCAACGCCTTCCGGCAAATCGCTGATGTGCGCCTACAAAATATGCAGAGTGGAATTTCGTTATTGGGGAATGCAAACtaagttggaaaaattcatccacgaTCACG CGCTTCGAAAAACAATGGTTCGCGCTCATCGTCAAGCGTGGGCTTGGCAGGACGAATGGTACGGTTTAACCATGGAGGACATAAGAGAAATTGAGAGGCAGACGCAACTGGCGCTACAGCGTACAATGGGGGCTGGCGAGTCGGGAGAAGATGCGGCGGACGACGATCAGCTGGATGGAACGGGCAACGTATCCTCGTCTCAAGACAAAGATGTCGCCAAGACTCTTGCCGCTACCTTGGGAAGCATAGAGAAAAACGAGGACCCCCAGAGTCCGGCTTACCTCAGAAAGCAATCAGACATTCCAGTTATCAATACGGCCATGAGTTCGGAAGGTGAATTAAGCCCCGAGGACTCGCCGACGGAATCATCTGCTCCCCG ACTCATCGACGAACGGAGCGACGTCAAAAAGACATGGAAGAGGAGTAACCCGTCGCTTCATTCGCCGAGTTCAGCTAAAAGTTTTGACATACAAGTAGCGAATTGGCGCATGGAGAGTATCGTCAGAGAGTCGGAATCCGGTAGCGAAGATGAATTCTTTGATTGTCAAG CTGGGTTCATAATACCTACTATCCACAAAG CTGAAGAGGACGACACGGTTTCTCCGACTGCCGTGACAAGCAATAAGCAAG AAGacacaatattttcacattcgtACTTGCAACGCGTGGCAAGCGAAAGGAGCAATAAGCGGTTGTACATTAGGTCTTCGGCCAGCATCGACGTGTCCTGCCCAGCCTCGCCCCAACATTCTCCAACGAATCAGCCGTGCAGAACTACCGTTCTGCTCATTGTCTTACATGCCGGAAGTGTTCTAG ATGCCAATGTCGACTTGACGGCGAAAAAGTCGGACATCACTACCTTTAGAGGGGCCTTTGAATCCGTCATGAGGCAACATTATCCCAGTATGGTTGGACACATTGCGATTAAGTTTGTTTCCTGTCCCTCCATATGCACAGAAGTTCTCTGTATTTTGTCGAg CTTGAGCCCTTACAGTTTTGACGTTTCTCCGTCTTGCACCGACGCTCCGCAGGTGACGCACGACACAATTCCTATCGGATCTATTCCATTGCTCGCAACTTGTAGTCCGGATTATCAGGATTCGGTGTCAAGAGTTGTGAGTGGCTCGAATCAAGTATATCAAGAATTTATCAAGAGCGAAGAGGGACGTGGATTCAACGGGCAAATATGCTTCGTCGCCGATTCGGTTGGTTCGATATTAGGATACGACACCCTCTGCCGATCTTTGCAATATCAGTCTAGGCACGACAGTGAGAATAGCATTTTAGAAAATGACAATCAAGTAGGCGAAGATAACGACGGAAACGAGGATGGTAAACATTTGTCGGCTCCCTCTCCGAGAAGAAGGTCTTCCTCGACAAG cGATAATTTCAACCACTGCAAATTAGACTTTGAGGTCGGTGAATTCTTTATGTTTGGAAGTCCCTTGTCTCTCGTCCTAGCGTATAGAAAGATATCATCTACCGGAGACAAAAATAGTAACATTCCTAGGCCACTGGTAAATCAGgtttacaatttatttcatcCGACCGACCCAGTCGCCGCTCGTTTAGAACCTTTGATTTCTGCAAGGTTTTCACTTCTCCCTCCAGTTAACGTTGCTCGATATCAGAAGTACCCGCTTGGAAACGGGCAACCGTATCATCTGC TGGAGGCTGTGCAGACCAATCCGCAATTGTTTGTCGATGGTTTGAACGTGCCAAACACCCCTATGCCTCATATGCGAAGAATGTCCGAGATATCTCTGCAGAGTACGATGTCCGGAGTCGTGGATAACATCCCGTTGCAAGCGATAACAGCCC tgaCGCAGAAGTGGTGGGGGAATAAGAGAATCGACTATGCTCTGTACTGTCCCGAAGGTTTGGCCAACTTTCCTACAAACGTGTTACCCCACCTATTTCACGCCAGTTATTGGGAATCTTCGGACGTAATCGCTTTTATATTAAGACAGTTGGGGAGGTTCGATTTACCGATGCTAGgcaacgaagaaaaagaactcACATGCTTCCGTCCAGGGCAGCCCAGAgagaaatggaataaaaaacgaaCGTCCGTTAAACTTAAG AATGCTGCTGCCAATCATAGAGCAAATGATGTTATAGTGAGAGAAGGTGCTCCTCAAGTACTAATAGCGAGGTTTATGTACGGCTTCTTAGATATGATAGCTTTAACAG GAGAAAAAGTAGACATACATGTAATGAAAGACGCGCCGGCGGGCGAGTGGACTTTTTTGTCTACCGAAGTAACGGACAAAACTGGTCGAGTCGCGTACAAAATTCCCGACGAGAAAGCACTGGGCTATGGAATATATCCTGTGAAAATGGTTGTTCG CGGTGATCATACTTCATTAGACTTTTTCATGGCTGTGATACCACCAAAGACGGAATGCGTTGTATTCAGTATCGACGGCTCTTTCACTGCTAGCATGTCCGTGACGGGTAGAGATCCGAAAGTCAGAGCAGGCGCCGTTGACATAGTAAG ACATTGGCAAGAACTGGGATACCTGATTATCTATATCACCGGACGACCCGACATGCAACAGCAAAAGGTAGTTTCCTGGCTTTCGCAGCATAATTTCCCTCACGGCTTGGTATCCTTTGCCGAAGGTTTGTCGACCGATCCTCTTCGACACAAGGCTGCGTATTTAAACACGCTGATTCAG GAACACGGCGTGATCATTCACATGGCTTACGGAAGTAACAAGGACATAAGCGTATACACGgcaataaatttgaaaccgAATCAAATATTCATTGTTGGAAAAGTTTCAAAGAAACATCAAGCATTCGCTACTATACTCTACGAAGGCTATGCCGCTCACTTAAGCGCTCTGACCGCGGTCGGAGGTTCCAGACCGGCGCAAGGCAATGCTCGAATGGTAATACCGAGGGGTCAGTTTGGTCTACCGGGACAGAATGCCTCGTTACGCCGTCGAAG ATCAGCAAAACGTGCAGTGTCGCATCCGTTGATGGGTGATGTGTGcgtcttggaaagaagcacAAGCGTCGGACCACCGCCAGCTTCGCAAGTGCCGCAACTGAAAAGAACGATGACCCAGGACAAGCTCTGA